The Burkholderia mayonis DNA window GAACTTGTCGAGCGCGTCCTGCGTCATGAACAGGAACACGATCGCCTTCGACTGCGCGCCTGCCTGCAGGCCGACCGACAGCGACGACGTGTTGTAGTAGCCGACCGTCGCACCGCCGACGCGCAGCGAGCCGTTGCCGGTCTGGCCGCCGATGATGAGACCCGCCTGGATCACGTCCGGGAACACGAGCACGCCGCGCGACTTCGCGACGAGTTCACGCGAGCCGGGCACCGTCGAGTACAGGCGCGACAGCGTCGCGTCGACGCTTGCATCGATGGCTTGACGCTTCGACGCGTTGGTCGCGGCGGTGGCGGGCTTGTCCGGCGTCGTCGTGCAACCGGCGAGCGCCAAGCTGCCCACGACGAGCGCGGCGGCGGCTTTCAACACGAGATTGCGTTTCTGCATCGTCTTTCTCCATCAAGTGTAGATCAGCGTGATTCCCGCGAACGGGCATGTCACGCGGGACTTTATAACACAGCGAATCGCTTCGCCTTACCGCTGTAAGGTGAAAGACCGTCAAATCGCATTTCATTGTGCGACGGCGCCCGTATGCGCGCGTTGTCCTGGGCCAAGGTTTGCTTCGGTGAACGATGTCTCGTACTGCGCAACTTCAGTGATGGGAAACGGGCGGCTTGATGGGTGGGCGCCTCAGTGCGCGGCGCACGAGGCCGATCACCACGCCGCACGCGAACAGGAACGCGGCGGGGACGATCCAGTAGCCGACGAACGCATGCCACAGATAGCTCGCGAGCGTATGCCTGCGCACCGCGAATTCGTCGCGCGCCTCCTGCTGGCGGCGTGCGTTCGCCGCCAGCACGTCGGCAGGGCAGCCCGCCGCGCGCGCTTCGTCCGGCTCGCCACGGCAGACCGCCGCCGCGCCCGCCGCGCGTTGCGCGTCGGTGAGTTCCCAGGTCGTCAGCGCGAGCTTGAGGTCGGCGTGGTTGTAGGCCATCTCCTCGCGGATCTCACGCACGGCGACGATCGCGACGGGCACCGCCCAGAACACGATTACGATCAGCCAGCGGCGGAACCAGCGGCTTTGTCTCCATGCCATCCCGTGCCTCCGTTTGATGCGCGGTGCGCATCCGTCATGAGGGCGGCCCGATGGCAATTCTTTTGAGTGGGGAGGGCCGCGCTGCAGCCATCATAGAAGAAAATGCGGCCAAATGCCGCAGTCGGCCGCGCGCCGACGCGTGCGCCGCAAAATAAAATGCCGCGCCCGTCGAAACGGTGCGCGGCATCGTGCCGATTCGCTGGAGGCGTCAGGCGGCAGGCTTCGCCGACAGGCAGTCCTTCATGAACGCCTTGCGGGTGTCGCCCGTCTTGCCGGCGGCTTGCGTGTTGCAGGCCTTCATTTTTTCCTGCTGCGACATCTTCTTCGCCGGCTTCGCCGACAGGCAGTCCTTCATGAATGCCTTGCGCTCGTCGCCCGTCTTGCCGGCAGCCTGCGCGTTGCAGGCCTTCATCTTGTCCTGTTGGCTGTTTGCGGCAAACGCGGGCGAAGCCAGCATGCCGCCGACGAGCAGCGCGGCCATCAGCG harbors:
- a CDS encoding YSC84-related protein, with the protein product MQKRNLVLKAAAALVVGSLALAGCTTTPDKPATAATNASKRQAIDASVDATLSRLYSTVPGSRELVAKSRGVLVFPDVIQAGLIIGGQTGNGSLRVGGATVGYYNTSSLSVGLQAGAQSKAIVFLFMTQDALDKFRGSEGWAAGADASVALVKMGANGAIDTTTATAPVEVVVLTNAGLMGDVSISGTKVTKLKI
- a CDS encoding PsiF family protein, whose protein sequence is MKIRSLMAALLVGGMLASPAFAANSQQDKMKACNAQAAGKTGDERKAFMKDCLSAKPAKKMSQQEKMKACNTQAAGKTGDTRKAFMKDCLSAKPAA